The Methanofervidicoccus sp. A16 genome has a segment encoding these proteins:
- a CDS encoding branched-chain amino acid ABC transporter permease encodes MDVLIGAIVWSNILVLLALGLTMTYITTGVPNFAQASFAIVGSYIALTLLRLAGLNPYLSLPVTFILGGILGLLTYYIALKPLIKRKASIEMLMIATLAWDLILFGIIGAYSEVLSSITKKTETLFVFTYLDFDIYGLPGRLIVSALLVLLTILGLYLLLYKTKFGIALRASMENPSLAEAMGINVENTRLFSWFLSGALACMAGSVLPYLQEIVPQTGYFLIVSIFAASIVGGLYHIVGALIGGYIIGVSESLFTYILSIFLGPGVLVYSKVISLLMMIGTILIHSKGITGTELWRRVEKWLNL; translated from the coding sequence ATGGATGTTCTTATAGGTGCCATAGTGTGGTCCAACATCTTGGTACTTTTAGCCTTGGGGCTCACTATGACCTATATCACAACTGGGGTGCCAAACTTTGCTCAAGCCTCCTTTGCAATAGTGGGATCCTATATAGCGTTGACACTGTTAAGGTTGGCAGGATTAAATCCCTACCTCTCCCTACCTGTTACCTTCATCTTAGGGGGAATCTTAGGACTCTTAACCTACTATATAGCGTTGAAGCCTCTTATAAAGAGGAAGGCATCTATAGAGATGTTGATGATAGCAACGTTGGCCTGGGATCTTATCCTCTTTGGTATAATAGGAGCCTACTCTGAAGTACTAAGTTCCATAACAAAGAAGACTGAGACACTATTTGTATTTACCTACCTAGATTTTGACATCTACGGATTACCTGGAAGGTTAATAGTGTCTGCCCTTTTAGTACTTTTAACTATTCTCGGTTTGTACCTACTACTCTATAAGACGAAGTTTGGTATTGCACTTAGAGCCTCTATGGAGAACCCATCCCTGGCAGAGGCTATGGGTATAAATGTGGAAAATACAAGGCTCTTCTCCTGGTTCCTCTCTGGGGCTTTGGCATGTATGGCAGGCTCTGTACTTCCTTATTTACAGGAGATAGTTCCTCAGACGGGATACTTCCTTATAGTTTCCATATTTGCGGCTAGTATAGTGGGGGGACTCTACCATATAGTAGGGGCTCTAATTGGTGGATATATCATTGGAGTATCTGAGTCTCTATTTACATATATCCTCTCTATATTCCTAGGACCAGGTGTATTGGTGTACAGTAAGGTGATATCTCTACTTATGATGATAGGGACTATACTTATACATTCAAAGGGTATAACTGGCACTGAACTTTGGAGGAGGGTGGAAAAATGGTTGAACTTATAA
- a CDS encoding ABC transporter ATP-binding protein: MILLETKNLCKSFDGVKALDNVSIEVEKNKLTLVMGPNGSGKSTLINAISGFLKVDSGKVIFENKDITNREPNEIYNYGIVRTFQNPEPLKSMTVLENVLIGRKHSGEDITNALFHSRWMKEEEELVERAFKILEFLKLDHRWDHPSKSLSGGQMKLLEIGRALITDPKLIIMDEPIAGVAPGLAHDIFSHVVELKNKGISFLIVEHRLDIVLKYVDNLYVMFNGSVIAHGKGEKEIERVLNDPKVIEVYIGD; encoded by the coding sequence ATGATCCTTTTGGAGACTAAAAATCTATGTAAATCCTTCGATGGAGTAAAGGCCCTTGATAACGTAAGTATAGAGGTTGAGAAGAACAAACTAACGCTGGTTATGGGACCTAATGGGAGTGGTAAATCTACACTTATAAATGCTATATCTGGGTTTTTGAAGGTGGATTCTGGTAAGGTTATATTTGAAAATAAAGATATAACCAACAGAGAGCCCAACGAGATATACAACTACGGTATAGTGAGGACCTTTCAAAACCCTGAACCTTTAAAATCTATGACAGTCCTTGAGAACGTCCTCATAGGTCGAAAACATAGTGGTGAGGATATTACAAATGCTCTATTTCACAGTAGATGGATGAAGGAAGAGGAGGAATTAGTAGAGAGGGCCTTTAAGATATTAGAGTTTTTAAAGTTGGATCACAGATGGGATCATCCTTCTAAGTCCCTAAGCGGTGGCCAGATGAAGTTGTTGGAGATAGGTAGAGCACTTATAACAGATCCAAAACTTATTATAATGGACGAACCTATCGCCGGGGTTGCTCCAGGTCTTGCCCATGACATCTTCTCCCATGTTGTTGAATTAAAGAATAAAGGTATATCCTTTTTAATAGTTGAACACCGTTTAGATATTGTATTAAAGTATGTGGATAACTTGTACGTTATGTTTAACGGTTCTGTCATAGCCCATGGGAAGGGTGAAAAGGAGATTGAAAGAGTATTAAATGATCCAAAAGTTATAGAGGTGTATATAGGTGATTAA
- a CDS encoding 50S ribosomal protein L11, with protein MGTEVVEVLITGGKATAGPPLGPAIGPLGINVMKVVNEINEKTKAYEGMSVPVKIIVNTDDKTFKIEVGIPPTSALIKKELNLEKGSSEPKHKIVGNLTMEQAVKIAKMKMDSMLSYTLKNATKEVVGTCVSMGVTVDGKDPKEVIELIEKGEYDEYFKEEE; from the coding sequence ATGGGTACAGAAGTAGTAGAGGTACTGATAACTGGAGGTAAGGCTACAGCAGGACCTCCACTAGGTCCAGCTATAGGGCCCTTAGGTATAAACGTCATGAAGGTAGTAAATGAGATCAACGAGAAGACAAAGGCTTATGAGGGAATGAGTGTTCCAGTTAAGATTATCGTAAATACCGACGATAAAACCTTCAAGATAGAGGTAGGTATTCCTCCAACATCTGCACTTATAAAGAAGGAATTGAACCTTGAAAAAGGTTCCTCAGAACCAAAACACAAGATAGTGGGCAACCTTACAATGGAACAGGCTGTGAAGATTGCAAAGATGAAGATGGACTCCATGCTCTCCTATACATTGAAAAACGCCACAAAGGAAGTAGTTGGAACCTGTGTGTCTATGGGAGTTACAGTTGATGGAAAAGATCCTAAAGAAGTCATTGAGTTGATAGAGAAAGGAGAGTATGACGAATACTTCAAGGAAGAGGAGTAA
- a CDS encoding ABC transporter ATP-binding protein produces MIKVEKLNAGYGKLQILFDIDLEVPTGKITTIVGPNGSGKSTFLKSLFGLTDIYSGSIIYEGKDITYTPPHEKTKMGISYLPQTNNVFTNLTVRENLRIAGYILEKDEVEERINFALEVFPELKGILDRKAGSLSGGQRQMLAMATALVRKTKLLILDEPTAQLSPKLAQVIFDKIVELRDNYGITPLLVEQNAKRALEISDIGYMFVSGKVVYGGSAKSLLNHEKFQSYFLGVVGIEEC; encoded by the coding sequence GTGATTAAAGTTGAAAAACTTAATGCAGGGTATGGAAAGTTGCAGATACTCTTCGATATAGATTTAGAGGTACCTACGGGGAAGATAACTACAATAGTTGGCCCAAATGGTAGTGGTAAATCTACATTTCTTAAATCCCTCTTTGGCCTTACAGATATATACTCAGGTAGTATAATCTACGAGGGTAAAGATATAACCTATACGCCACCTCATGAGAAAACTAAGATGGGTATATCCTACCTACCGCAGACGAACAACGTATTTACAAATCTCACTGTAAGGGAGAATCTAAGGATAGCGGGATATATCCTAGAGAAGGATGAGGTAGAGGAGAGGATAAATTTCGCCTTAGAGGTATTCCCAGAACTTAAGGGGATACTTGATAGGAAGGCAGGGTCCCTCAGTGGGGGACAGAGGCAGATGCTTGCAATGGCCACTGCCCTTGTAAGAAAGACGAAATTACTGATATTAGATGAACCTACTGCACAACTATCTCCAAAACTTGCCCAGGTTATATTTGACAAGATAGTGGAGTTAAGAGATAATTACGGTATTACACCTCTACTGGTGGAACAAAATGCAAAGAGAGCCCTGGAGATAAGTGATATAGGTTATATGTTCGTCAGTGGTAAGGTAGTCTATGGAGGTTCGGCAAAGTCCCTTCTGAACCATGAGAAGTTTCAAAGTTACTTCTTAGGTGTTGTGGGAATAGAGGAGTGTTAA
- a CDS encoding transcription elongation factor Spt5, whose translation MIYAVRTIAGQEKNVAEFLASKAEKEKIDIYSILATEDLKGYVLVEAPNRGAVEELVRRTFKVRGIVPGETSVEELEHLLSPHKIIENIEKGDIVELIAGPFKGERGRVIRVDKNKEEVTLELIDAAVPIPVTVGVEQVKIVSKSS comes from the coding sequence ATGATATATGCAGTTAGGACTATAGCAGGTCAAGAGAAAAATGTCGCTGAATTTTTGGCGTCTAAGGCTGAAAAGGAAAAAATAGATATATACTCTATACTTGCAACTGAGGATCTAAAGGGGTATGTACTTGTAGAGGCTCCAAATAGAGGTGCAGTAGAGGAGTTGGTAAGGAGAACATTTAAGGTAAGAGGAATAGTACCTGGAGAAACCTCGGTAGAGGAACTGGAACATCTCCTATCTCCACATAAGATAATAGAGAATATAGAGAAAGGAGATATTGTAGAGTTAATAGCAGGGCCCTTTAAAGGTGAAAGAGGTAGAGTTATAAGGGTAGATAAAAATAAGGAAGAGGTAACACTGGAGTTAATAGATGCAGCAGTTCCCATACCTGTAACAGTTGGTGTAGAGCAGGTAAAGATAGTTTCAAAGAGTTCCTAA
- the ftsZ gene encoding cell division protein FtsZ, which translates to MKFLKGIVEEGVEPLEEENMELSEVDKELLKFIEMSKIRITVVGCGGAGNNALNRLAKEDIKGIKTVAVNTDAQQLIKTKADVKVLIGKNLTRGLGAGGDPTKGEEAAKENAEDIKKAIQDSDMVFITCGLGGGTGTGSAPIVAEISRKLGALTVAVVTLPFSMEGKIRMNNAIQGLEKLKKVADTIVIIPNDKLLEIVPNVPLRVAFKVADEILINSVKGMIDLVQNVGDIHLDFADVRAVMSNGGIAMIGIGESDSENRAKEAVNMALNSPLLCVDVDGAKGALIHITGPKDMSVEEAKEIVSTVTERLDENATIIWGTTIDENAENTIKVLLVITGTKTTEITPFNTPKGKKPVVIDILPSI; encoded by the coding sequence TTGAAGTTTTTAAAGGGTATAGTAGAGGAGGGAGTTGAGCCCTTAGAGGAAGAAAATATGGAGTTATCAGAGGTGGATAAGGAACTTTTAAAATTTATTGAAATGTCTAAGATTAGAATAACTGTAGTAGGTTGTGGTGGTGCAGGAAACAACGCCTTAAATAGACTTGCAAAGGAGGATATAAAGGGAATAAAAACTGTTGCTGTAAACACTGATGCCCAACAACTTATAAAGACGAAGGCAGATGTAAAGGTACTCATAGGTAAGAATCTTACAAGGGGATTAGGTGCTGGTGGAGATCCAACGAAGGGTGAAGAGGCTGCCAAGGAAAATGCAGAGGATATTAAAAAGGCTATACAGGACTCTGACATGGTGTTTATAACCTGTGGGTTAGGGGGAGGTACTGGGACAGGTTCTGCTCCAATAGTGGCAGAGATATCTAGAAAGTTAGGGGCATTAACTGTTGCAGTGGTTACATTGCCTTTCTCCATGGAGGGAAAGATCAGGATGAACAACGCTATACAGGGACTGGAGAAGTTGAAGAAGGTAGCAGATACTATAGTCATTATTCCAAATGATAAACTCTTGGAGATCGTTCCAAATGTACCTCTGAGAGTGGCATTTAAAGTTGCAGACGAGATCCTTATTAACTCTGTAAAGGGAATGATAGATCTTGTACAGAACGTTGGAGATATCCACCTGGACTTTGCAGATGTTAGGGCTGTAATGAGTAACGGTGGAATAGCGATGATAGGAATAGGGGAGAGTGATTCAGAGAACAGGGCTAAGGAAGCGGTAAATATGGCACTAAACAGTCCTCTCCTCTGTGTAGATGTAGATGGAGCAAAAGGTGCATTGATACACATTACAGGACCAAAGGATATGAGTGTTGAGGAGGCTAAGGAGATAGTCTCAACAGTTACTGAGAGACTGGATGAAAATGCCACTATAATCTGGGGTACTACTATTGATGAAAATGCAGAGAACACCATCAAGGTACTACTTGTAATTACAGGTACTAAAACCACTGAAATAACACCATTTAATACTCCAAAGGGCAAAAAACCAGTTGTCATCGACATACTTCCTAGTATTTAA
- a CDS encoding DUF2341 domain-containing protein codes for MYTSHTMLILTLLLLLTAALFYNTIDLQKRQVIEEMRATSVDLKSSSVEHVVSSSLSPVFNKVLNNASLKVAMDRTFFNSSEEVVNYLWSNTEDYIRNYLNNVSEYYSDQGYNFTYSFNITNITMIDGFTFRIDYDFSYTLSYNGTINRTDSIESFQYVTVKTILDAYHYLKPTYIMPINISNPNNYDLTDFQVKIILNNSNFNFSIDPNGKGLRFVDEENRHIPYWIEYWNYSNDNISNDKAIIWIKVPELEAGKNTTVYLVSTYPKKRESNGYLVFELFDDFESNDSIGVRWNDLYGDWKYYNFSNNYLLYNDMYNRRVVGCENAPPVARIISFNNVSLKNYIVEVDGWGDNNYKIKNRRRWKPYPAPNIMIGYFANPQYYGFTTTHPDAFYTFDLGGRYRNDDYALYAYFGGKNLYWDDNAQLFPGVMICNEHIYAIRNTADGLYEYDNRIRVNHAYTSSLQKETWYHIKILITEKEVNGNKVKEVSGTYTPLENYIKYNIENPWIISATIYNPYGSHFLLGTSWGDHKKSLYQHIYFDNFRVRKYAPIEPKVYVSGSISRIYPLIYISPSRAYGTHYGEGVSYNPYFVEDPSGEYPSIVDMLAGRDTKEWEYGYGIKLIGFSLPED; via the coding sequence ATGTATACATCTCATACTATGCTCATACTAACTCTTTTATTACTACTAACGGCAGCACTTTTTTATAACACCATCGACCTCCAAAAAAGACAGGTAATAGAGGAGATGAGGGCTACTTCTGTGGATTTAAAATCTTCATCTGTAGAACATGTAGTATCCTCTTCCTTATCCCCCGTATTTAACAAGGTGTTAAATAACGCCAGTTTAAAAGTTGCTATGGATAGAACATTTTTTAACAGTTCTGAGGAAGTTGTAAATTACTTATGGAGCAATACAGAAGATTATATAAGGAATTACTTAAATAACGTAAGTGAATATTACAGTGACCAAGGTTACAACTTCACATATTCCTTCAACATTACAAATATCACCATGATTGATGGATTTACATTTAGAATAGATTACGATTTTAGTTATACTTTATCCTACAATGGAACTATAAACAGGACGGATAGTATAGAGTCTTTCCAATACGTAACTGTAAAAACTATATTAGACGCGTATCACTATCTAAAACCTACCTATATTATGCCGATAAATATATCCAACCCCAATAATTACGATTTAACAGACTTTCAGGTAAAAATTATTCTAAACAATAGTAATTTTAACTTCTCTATCGATCCTAATGGCAAGGGGTTAAGATTTGTAGATGAGGAAAACCGCCATATACCCTATTGGATAGAGTACTGGAACTATAGTAATGATAATATTAGCAACGACAAGGCTATTATATGGATAAAGGTTCCTGAGTTAGAAGCCGGTAAAAATACTACAGTATATTTAGTATCTACCTATCCAAAAAAACGGGAGAGTAATGGATATCTAGTGTTTGAGTTGTTTGACGACTTTGAATCTAACGATTCGATAGGTGTCAGATGGAACGATCTCTATGGAGACTGGAAGTACTATAATTTTAGTAATAACTATCTCTTATACAATGATATGTACAACAGACGAGTAGTTGGATGTGAAAATGCTCCTCCAGTTGCAAGAATAATCTCCTTTAACAATGTGAGTTTGAAGAATTATATAGTAGAGGTTGATGGATGGGGGGATAATAATTATAAAATAAAGAATAGGAGGAGATGGAAGCCATATCCCGCCCCAAATATAATGATAGGATATTTTGCAAATCCCCAGTATTATGGATTCACTACAACTCATCCAGATGCATTTTATACCTTTGATTTAGGAGGAAGATACAGAAACGATGATTATGCGCTATATGCCTACTTTGGTGGTAAAAATTTATATTGGGATGATAACGCCCAACTATTCCCAGGAGTAATGATATGTAATGAGCACATATATGCTATTCGAAATACCGCTGACGGGTTATACGAGTATGACAATAGAATAAGAGTAAATCACGCTTATACTTCATCACTTCAAAAAGAAACTTGGTATCATATAAAAATTCTTATTACCGAAAAAGAAGTAAATGGGAATAAAGTAAAAGAAGTAAGTGGAACCTACACTCCTTTAGAAAATTATATTAAATACAATATTGAAAATCCATGGATAATAAGTGCAACAATTTACAACCCTTATGGAAGTCACTTTTTACTTGGGACCTCTTGGGGGGATCATAAAAAATCCTTATACCAACATATATACTTTGACAACTTCAGAGTTAGAAAGTATGCACCAATAGAGCCTAAGGTGTATGTTAGTGGAAGTATCTCAAGAATATACCCACTAATCTATATTTCACCAAGCAGAGCCTATGGAACCCATTACGGAGAAGGAGTTAGTTATAACCCATACTTTGTAGAAGATCCTTCAGGAGAATATCCATCAATTGTAGATATGCTTGCAGGAAGGGACACTAAGGAGTGGGAGTACGGATACGGTATAAAACTGATAGGATTTAGCCTACCTGAAGATTAA
- a CDS encoding protein translocase SEC61 complex subunit gamma has translation MEEKIKIDEKIEELKSFLNQCKRVLMVLRKPTREEYLNVAKVTGLGICFLGVLGYIIHVPIVYLKGIVKGVK, from the coding sequence ATGGAAGAAAAAATAAAGATAGATGAGAAAATAGAGGAGTTGAAATCCTTCCTAAATCAGTGTAAGAGGGTACTGATGGTACTGAGGAAACCTACAAGGGAGGAGTATCTAAATGTTGCAAAGGTTACAGGATTAGGGATATGTTTCTTAGGAGTACTAGGGTATATAATCCATGTACCTATAGTGTATCTGAAAGGGATAGTTAAAGGGGTAAAGTAG
- a CDS encoding branched-chain amino acid ABC transporter permease, whose translation MLIWYFGVGGDFISASSVASYQMTEIISQNPIVGLGVFIFCVLLAVILGAIVGALSILPSAKLRGDYLGVTLLAISEVVYFIMFYNTGIIGGYYGVSIPDILAFVPGEYRMYAYTVLALIGALIIYIFLERLLNSPYGRILRGHRENEDLIKAFGRDVMKLRVKTMALGSAIAAIAGVIFVFYSSSVVGNAFNRVEWTFYPFLIVLLGGKGNNRGVVLGALIFVLLKMLIDYYKFDIKYLLHLPFEAIWLQYIVFGILALLILCYKPEGILKEKPIYTPPIKSRMEGQ comes from the coding sequence TTGTTGATCTGGTACTTTGGAGTTGGAGGAGATTTTATCTCTGCAAGTAGTGTAGCCTCCTATCAAATGACAGAGATAATAAGCCAAAACCCGATAGTAGGGTTAGGGGTGTTTATATTCTGTGTACTACTGGCTGTAATTTTAGGGGCAATAGTGGGGGCACTTTCTATCCTTCCAAGTGCAAAACTTAGGGGGGACTATCTAGGTGTTACCCTTCTGGCTATAAGTGAGGTGGTATACTTCATCATGTTCTACAACACTGGTATAATAGGGGGGTACTACGGAGTATCCATACCTGATATACTGGCCTTTGTACCTGGAGAGTACAGAATGTACGCCTATACAGTACTGGCGTTGATAGGTGCCCTAATAATCTATATATTCTTAGAGAGGTTGTTGAACAGTCCCTACGGTAGGATACTTAGGGGGCACAGGGAGAACGAGGATTTAATAAAGGCTTTTGGTAGAGATGTGATGAAGTTGAGGGTTAAAACCATGGCCTTAGGTTCTGCAATCGCCGCCATTGCCGGAGTAATATTTGTATTCTACTCTTCAAGTGTTGTAGGAAATGCATTTAACAGAGTGGAATGGACATTCTATCCCTTCCTTATAGTACTCCTTGGAGGTAAGGGAAATAACAGAGGTGTAGTCTTAGGAGCCCTTATATTTGTACTACTTAAGATGCTGATCGATTACTATAAGTTCGACATTAAGTACTTACTTCATCTGCCCTTTGAGGCGATTTGGCTACAGTATATAGTCTTTGGGATCTTGGCACTTCTGATACTCTGTTATAAGCCAGAGGGTATATTGAAGGAGAAACCTATATATACTCCACCTATAAAGTCCAGGATGGAGGGGCAATGA
- a CDS encoding DUF2341 domain-containing protein, whose amino-acid sequence MIGLSKLRSNKGYIFTFEAIVAVMIVLLIFYVGYFTITHNILTFHEEKRDIEAFEKSNLIANKLFKDHEFPSNSYVPDYLRFVDRVRERYYTSRDTIPGTFDPFSVRGTDYEGIATYESTWEYIINISNPNDYDLEGFQVLVTLTPSNFNFDFSPDGKSISFWENDSGTLEEIPYWIEIWEYNKIGRVWIKVNKIPRNGYTIIYLRRNQSENPDIRDNGEAVFIFFDDFEDGKINDTWKILRGEWEVIEDSELPFYNGGSEKNHVAHLKASSERYRSIISRDSLKVSNGDIYILEAIVKGRTGAQGGSADSPDTMVGFYADSSVRPGKDNQFYNSFTGCYQIFAICRNYNEEIVSSSNIFTYDNIWYYEKFILEHSDSAKNRICNASIWRFFNGHYGDPNPNDNTDSMVKTHCEVDDDPSNQRYILLGTASGTHSEEYWFDNVKVRKYAPRVGVTVRENLMESVETISLNVTYYFRGTPDITSNVHVINITNTGLNSSNLYVKTKNLLVPVKMWRYPSNRIISENITMGEILYFGTRRPSTLEYINISAPQDVDVVLSVNGVPFRMHISSTPTLSEFGKVINTHNWDMHQPNEIKIMNISQDVPITLNIVYSEPSTIYVLKLKPANISCIIPLKN is encoded by the coding sequence ATGATAGGGTTGTCAAAGTTGAGATCAAATAAAGGGTATATATTTACCTTTGAGGCTATTGTAGCTGTCATGATAGTACTCCTCATCTTTTACGTTGGATACTTTACAATTACCCATAACATTTTAACATTCCATGAGGAAAAAAGGGATATTGAGGCCTTTGAAAAGAGTAATTTAATAGCGAATAAGTTGTTCAAGGATCATGAGTTTCCATCAAATTCCTACGTTCCAGACTATTTAAGATTTGTTGATAGGGTAAGGGAGAGGTATTATACCTCAAGGGACACCATTCCAGGGACTTTTGACCCATTTTCAGTTAGAGGTACAGATTATGAGGGTATTGCTACATACGAGAGTACTTGGGAGTATATAATAAATATCTCCAACCCAAATGACTACGATTTAGAGGGTTTCCAGGTGTTGGTTACTTTGACTCCCTCTAACTTTAACTTCGATTTCTCTCCAGATGGAAAGAGTATAAGTTTCTGGGAAAATGACAGTGGAACCCTTGAAGAGATCCCCTACTGGATCGAGATCTGGGAGTATAATAAAATAGGAAGAGTATGGATAAAGGTAAATAAGATACCTCGTAATGGATACACTATTATATATTTAAGGAGGAATCAGAGTGAGAATCCTGATATACGGGATAACGGTGAGGCGGTATTTATATTCTTCGATGATTTTGAGGATGGAAAGATAAATGATACTTGGAAAATTTTAAGAGGAGAGTGGGAAGTTATAGAGGATAGTGAGTTACCTTTTTACAACGGAGGTTCTGAGAAGAACCATGTGGCACACTTGAAAGCAAGTAGTGAGAGGTACAGAAGTATAATCTCAAGAGACTCTTTAAAAGTCTCAAATGGAGATATATACATCTTAGAGGCCATAGTTAAAGGTCGTACTGGAGCACAGGGAGGGAGTGCGGATAGTCCTGATACCATGGTAGGATTTTACGCCGATTCTTCTGTCCGTCCAGGTAAAGATAATCAATTTTACAATTCATTTACGGGATGTTATCAAATTTTTGCAATATGTCGTAATTATAATGAAGAAATTGTATCCTCCTCAAACATCTTTACCTACGATAATATATGGTACTATGAGAAGTTTATACTTGAACATAGTGACTCTGCTAAAAATAGAATATGTAATGCCTCAATCTGGAGATTCTTCAATGGGCACTATGGAGATCCAAACCCAAATGATAATACAGACTCAATGGTTAAGACGCATTGTGAAGTTGATGATGATCCTTCCAATCAAAGATATATACTTTTAGGAACTGCATCAGGAACTCATAGTGAAGAATACTGGTTTGATAATGTTAAGGTTAGAAAGTATGCTCCAAGAGTAGGTGTAACAGTAAGAGAGAATTTAATGGAATCTGTTGAGACTATCTCACTTAATGTAACCTACTACTTTAGAGGTACCCCTGATATAACCTCCAATGTACATGTAATAAATATCACTAATACTGGACTCAATTCCAGTAACCTTTACGTTAAAACAAAGAATCTCTTAGTGCCTGTAAAGATGTGGAGATATCCTAGTAATAGGATAATATCTGAAAATATCACCATGGGAGAGATTTTATATTTTGGTACTAGAAGGCCTTCTACGTTAGAATATATAAATATTTCAGCACCGCAAGATGTAGATGTAGTACTATCTGTCAATGGAGTTCCATTTAGGATGCATATTAGTAGTACTCCAACGTTAAGTGAGTTTGGAAAGGTAATAAATACTCACAACTGGGATATGCATCAACCTAATGAAATAAAGATAATGAATATATCCCAAGATGTACCTATAACTTTGAATATCGTATACTCTGAACCTTCTACAATATATGTATTGAAATTAAAACCTGCAAATATATCTTGTATTATACCTCTGAAAAATTAG
- a CDS encoding DNA topoisomerase IV subunit A gives MISSKARERAKKKIIEVANNMYDLILKGKRPKLKIPIRSLSNAKFDKEKGTFVLLGKEKERTLTVNQAKIFAQTIKMMEFAKELLDNNDFSTLREAYYVSKNWGEARFDDQQPSNEVIEDLEAALNCLREELGFIPEEDGSAVVGPLKIIDRTAEGEELKIDCRKLGSGAYNIPNDVTRLEFETDADFILAIETAGMFARLNAEKFWKKKNCILVSLKGVPARATRRFIKRLNEEHGLPVLVFTDGDPYGYLNIYRTLKVGSGKAVHLAEKLSVPSARLIGVTPQDIVDYDLPTHPLKEQDIKRLKDGLKNDDFVKSFPEWQRALNQMLMMKKRAEQQSLAKYGLKYVVNEYLPAKIEDPKSWLP, from the coding sequence ATGATATCATCTAAGGCGAGAGAGAGGGCTAAAAAGAAGATTATAGAAGTTGCCAATAATATGTACGATCTTATATTAAAGGGAAAGAGACCAAAACTTAAAATACCTATTAGAAGTTTAAGTAATGCCAAATTTGATAAGGAGAAAGGTACCTTTGTACTTCTAGGAAAGGAGAAGGAGAGAACTTTAACAGTTAATCAGGCGAAGATCTTTGCACAAACTATTAAGATGATGGAGTTTGCAAAGGAACTTCTAGATAACAACGACTTTTCAACTCTAAGGGAGGCATACTATGTTTCAAAGAACTGGGGGGAGGCGAGATTTGACGACCAACAACCATCTAATGAGGTTATAGAGGATCTCGAGGCTGCACTTAACTGTCTAAGGGAGGAGTTGGGATTCATCCCAGAGGAGGACGGTTCTGCAGTTGTAGGTCCCTTGAAGATAATAGATAGGACTGCAGAAGGTGAGGAGTTAAAGATAGATTGTAGGAAGTTAGGTAGTGGTGCCTACAACATTCCAAATGATGTTACAAGGTTGGAATTTGAGACAGATGCAGACTTTATACTTGCAATAGAGACTGCAGGGATGTTTGCCAGGTTAAATGCTGAAAAATTCTGGAAAAAGAAGAACTGTATTCTAGTGTCTCTAAAGGGAGTTCCTGCAAGGGCTACAAGGAGATTTATTAAGAGATTAAATGAGGAACATGGTCTTCCAGTCTTAGTGTTTACAGATGGAGATCCCTATGGATACTTAAACATTTACAGGACTTTAAAGGTAGGTAGTGGTAAGGCTGTTCACCTTGCAGAGAAGTTATCTGTCCCAAGTGCCAGGCTTATTGGAGTTACACCTCAGGATATAGTGGATTACGATTTACCAACTCACCCCTTGAAGGAGCAGGATATAAAGAGGTTGAAGGATGGGTTAAAGAATGATGACTTTGTAAAGAGTTTCCCTGAGTGGCAGAGGGCACTTAATCAGATGTTAATGATGAAGAAGAGGGCTGAACAGCAGTCCCTTGCTAAGTATGGTTTAAAGTACGTTGTTAATGAGTATCTCCCGGCTAAGATAGAGGACCCCAAGAGTTGGCTACCGTAG